GGTTACGAAGAAGTGAGGTGACAAAGATGAGCGCTACCGCAACGCCCTCCGGCGAGGAAGAGCCCTCCAAAGAAGAGCGACTGAAGTCGTTCCTCGCAGAGAAGGCAAGTGACGGCGAGATGTATTTCAAGAGCAAGTTCATCGCTGATGAAGTCGGTCTCTCCCCGAAAGAGATCGGTGCCCTGATGGTCAAGCTCAAGGACAGCGCGTCCGAGATCAACGTCGAGAAGTGGTCGTACACGAGCGCGACCACCTGGCGTATCGAGCCAGCGTAGACGACCGGTCCCCGCGTACAGTTCTCGGACGATAGTACCTGCTATAGTAACAATTGAAACGATTTATACACTGATCGCACTGCCATCGTGCGATCAGGTGTGCATTGATTTTCAACGGCTACTATAGCTGTGTGATCGTTCGCGGAGTATTTGTGCCCGCATCGTTTACGAGTAGCTGATGAGTGGCTCCGCGGACCCGCCGTCGCCTGACCGACTGGCCGGCGTGTTCTCCGTCTCGTCAATGCGGCGGACGGATGGAACTGTCCAGTATCTCGGCGACCCGCTAGTGCCACCAGCCGCCGCTGTCGAGCAACTCAGACCGCTGTTTCGACAGCGGGGCTACGACGTTCGGCTCGAAGAACTCGGCCCGGAATCCGGCGATACAGCAGCCACTACGAGCAACGGTGGCACTACTGTCGTCGGCGGTCCGGCGGTCGATGACTCGATGACCGCCACCGGTGGTGCGTTGAACGCGCGCCCGAACCAGTACGCACTGATCGCGGAGCCCGCCGACACGGACACTGGCGGTATCCCGTGGCTCAACATCGGGCTCCTGTTCGCGACTATCGCGTCGACCCTCTACGTCGGCGCGAGCGCCTGGTACTACATCCCGGTCGCGGAGGACCCGCTTCGGATTTTCGAGGCCTGGCCGTTCGTGGTCGCGATGCTCGGCGTGCTCGGTATCCACGAACTGGGCCACTACGCCGCGGCCCGATACCACGGTGTCGACGTGACGCTCCCGTATTTCATCCCGTTTCCGTCGTTTCTCGGAACGATGGGGGCGGTCATCAACATTCGCGGACGCATCCCCGACCGGACGGCGCTGTTCGATATCGGTGTCGCTGGCCCGCTCGCTGGGCTCGTCGCGACGACCATCGTCACGGTCATCGGCCTCTCGATAGACCCAATTACGGTGCCGGAACGCGTGGCAAACAGCGACACCGGCGTCATCATCACGTTCAATTATCCGCTGCTGTTCCAGGCGCTGGAGGCCCTGGTGAACACGCTGGGACTCGGGACCGAGGTCGGCCCCGGCGAATCGGTCCACCCGATCGTGTTCGCCGGCTGGGCCGGGATGTTCTTTACGTTCCTGAACCTGCTCCCGGTTGGGCAACTCGACGGCGGCCACATCGTTCGGTCAATCGTCGGGCAGCGCCAGGAGACGGTCGCCGCCGCCGTTCCCGGAGCGCTGTTCGCACTCGCCGGCTACCTGTATTTCACCCGCGACCCGCCGCCGGTCGGTTTCGGCGTCTGGGGCCTGTGGGTGTTCTGGGGCCTGTTCGCCACCGGACTCGCGTACGCCGGTCCGGCCCGCCCGACCGTGGATACGACGCTGGACCGACGGCGGGCGCTGCTCGGCCTGTTTACGTTCCTACTGGGGCTGGCCTGTTTCACGCCGGTTCCGTTCGAGATAAGTGCGATTTGACCGTTAGCTCGCGTCGCGGTCTGGCCGTTCTCAGTGTGAGTACCCGCGGTCCGGAAGCGTCTCCCCGTTGAGCGTGACGCCGCGCTCGGTGACTGACCCTATCCGATGGAGCGGGCACGACACGGCCTGTCTGGCCTCGGACACGTCGGACTCGGGCAGCGTACAGACCAGCTCGAAGTCCTCGCCGAAGAACACGCCCAGCTCCCGTCGTTCCTGTGGCGTCTCCGCGAGCGCGTCGACTTGCGCGTCTATCGGGAGCGGCTCTTCGACAGCAAAGCCACAGCCGTTGGCCTCGGCTAACTGGTGCAGCGAGCGGGCCAGCCCGTCGCTCGAATCCATCATCGCCGTCGCGTGCGGTCGGAGCGCGACACCCGCACGTACGCGGGGTTCGAACTGAAACAGCTCGTTCGCCCGGTCGGTGTCGCCCCGGTCGAACAGTTCGAGGGCGGCGGCTGACCGGCCCAGCGTGCCGGTGACACAGACCGCGTCGCCGGGCGACGCGCCCGAGCGCCGGATCGGGTCCGCGGCCGCCCCGATGGCCGTCGTCGCGACGGTGAACTCGTCGTGGCTGTCCAGGTCACCGCCGACGTACTCCGCGCCGACCGCGTGACACACGTCCTGTGCGCCGTCGACGAACGCCGCGAGTTCGTCCGCTTCGAACGACGGCGCGCCGTACGCGGCCACCGCGGCTGTCGCGTCGGCCCCCATCGCGGCCACATCCGACAGCGAGGCGGCGACGGCCCGCCAGCCCGCCGTGTAGCGGGTCGTCCCCGTCGGGAAGTCCGTCCGCTCGTGGAGCATATCCGTCGTGATGACCTGGCCGTCCACGACGGCGCAGTCGTCGCCCGCGTCGGGAAGTCGGTCGGCGAGGTCGGCGAGTGCAGCCCGCTCGTCCATACCCGGTCGTCGGTGTCCCGGGGCAAAACCCTCGGGGTATCGGTCGGCGGGACAGGGTCGGTGGGTTGAAACCGGAGACTGCCAATCCCATCCACATGGATGGGAACCGGATGGCGACGGTCGTCGGGTTCGCGGCAGCACTGGCCGTCCTTGGGGGGCTGGTGTGGTTTGTCGGCATCGACGAGACGCTGGATGCGCTCACCACGGCGGACCCGTGGGCGCTTCTCGCTGTCGCGGGCATCGCCATGCTCTGGCTCGTCTCGTGGGGGCTGGCGCTGTGGACGGTCCTCCGAGCGCTTGACGCACCGGTTGCGCCACACACAGCCGTTCTCGTGTTCGTCGCCGCCGTGTTCTCGAACAACGTCACGCCCTTCGGCCAGGCCGGCGGCGAGCCCGTGAGCGCGCTGTTGATATCGACAGCCGCCGACACCGAGTACGAGACCGGGCTGGCGGCTATTGCTACCGTCGACACGGTCCACTTCCTGCCGTCGGTCGGGTATGCCATCGTCGGCTTCACGTTCGTCGCCGCCGGAGCGGTCCAGTTGACCCGAAACCTGGCGTTTGCCGCCGGTGCTGTCGCGGTGCTCGCGGTCGGCATCCCCATCGCCGCCGTCCTGGGCTGGCGACACCGGGACCGCATTCAGGCGGCGGTCGTTCGCGGTGTCGCACCCGCCCTCGCCGCGGTGTCGAAGGTCGTTCCCCGGTGGTCCCCGCCGTCCGCCGAAAACATCGAGACACGAATCGAGGGGTTCTTTTCGGCCATCGAACGCATCGCGACGGACCGGCGGACAGTCCTCCAGACCTTCGGGCTCTCGGCCTTTGGCTGGCTCTGCCTGTCGGCGTCGCTGTGGACGTCGCTGTACGCCGTTGGGGCACCAGTCCCGGTCGAAGTCGTCCTGCTTGTCGTTCCCGTCGGGAGCATCGCCAGCGTCGTCCCGCTTCCCGGTGGGTCGGGCGCTATCGAGACGGTACTCGTGACGCTGCTGGTCTCGACGGCCCCGATTTCGGCCGCCCTCGCCACCTCTGCGGTGCTGATCCACCGCGTCGGGAGCTACCTGCTGCCGACGGTTATCGGCGGCGGCGTCGCTGCCGCCCTCAGTGTCGACCGGGCCGCGTCCGAGGAGTGACACTCACAGTTCCTGACGGGAGAGAGCATCGCTGCCCTATGGGCGAGTGAACGGTTCACGCCCGCCGACTGCGAACGACGCGTTTAAATGACGGCGACGGAAAGAAATCTGCAATGGCTACACTCTACGACGTTCCCCCCGAGGAACTCATCGAGGCACTTACGGAGACGCTCGCAGACGAAGACGACATCGAAGCGCCGGACTGGGCCGAGTACACCAAGACCGGCGTCGACCGCGAACTCCCACCCGAGCAGGAAGACTTCTGGGCGCGACGCGCGGCCAGCCTGCTCCGAAAGGTCGCCGTCGACGGCCCCGTCGGCGTCAACGCCCTCCGCTCCGAGTACGGCACCTCGAAGCAGGGAACGACCCGCTACCGCGTCCGCCCCCACCACAAGACCAAGGGCTCGGGCAACATCATCCGGACGGCGCTCCAGCAGCTCGAAGACGCCGGCTACGTCGAGACCAGCGAGAACGACGGCCGCCGTGTCACCGGTGACGGCCGCAGCCTCCTCGACGACACCGCAGGCGACCTCCTGACGGAACTCGACCGTCCGGAGCTCGAACGCTACGCGTAACTGACGCCTTTCTCGCTGTTTTTCAGCCGGCCCGTAGCTCCTGCTCCGAAATCGTTTTCCGACCGACTCCAGTACTCTAATACAACTATGAGTGGCGACCCCAGCGAGGAGGAGCTCGAAGAACTTCGGAAACAGAAGATGGAGCAGCTCAAGGAACAGCAGGGCGACGAGGGCGAGGCGCAGGAGGCGGCCAAGCAGCAGGCCGACGCCCAGAAGCAGGCAGTCCTCAAGCAGAACCTCACCGACGGCGCACGCAAGCGGCTCAACACGGTCAAGATGTCGAAACCGCAGGTCGGGGAGCAGATCGAACAGCAGGTCGTCGCGCTGGCCCAGAGCGGCCGCGTGCAGGGCCGGATCGACGAGGACCAGATGAAGGAGCTCCTCTCGGAGCTGACGCCCGACTCCAAGAGCTTCGACATTAAGCGCCGGTAGATGCGCTGTGCCCTGTTGTACAGCGGGGGCAAGGACTCGACGCTGGCGGCGCTCTTGCTCGACCCCTTTTACAACGTAACGCTCGTCAGCGGCTCCTTCGGCGTCCGTGACACCGACCCCGCTCGGGAGAGCGCGTCGGCTGTCGGCTTCGACCACGCGACGGTCGATCTAGACCCGGACGTGGCCCACGACGCCGTCGAGCAGATGCACGACGACGGCTACCCGCGTAACGGCATCCAGCAGGTCCACGAACACGCCGTCGAAACCGTCGCCCGGGGCGACTGGGTCGCCGAGGCTGACGACATCGACACACTCGATGCCGTCGCCGACGGCACCCGTCGCGACGACCGGGTACCGACCATCGAGCGCCCGCTCGCCCAGAGCGTCGAGGACCGCTTCGGCGTGGACTACCTCGCGCCGCTTGCGGGTATCGGCCGCGGCGCTATCGACGCGATGGCTGCAAACCGACTCGTGGTCGAGAGCGGCCCCAGCGCCGAGATTCCGAAGGCCGACTACGAGGTCGAACTCCGCGCGCTCCTGCGGGAGCGCTACGGCGAGGGTGCCGTGACCGACGTGTTCCCCGAGCACACGCAGTCACGCGTGCGGGGCCTGCGGTAGCCGTCAGCGGTTCGGTCCTGCGCGTGCGTTCGTCGGATCAGGCGATGTCCCGGCTGGTGTCCACGTTGATCCGGTCGGTGAGGTCGAGGAATATCGGTTCGGTGAGCGCTCGGCCCCCGCGGAACTTCGGGACGAAGAGCCTGTTTTCGATGGCGTCGTCGTTTCGCTTCGTTTCGAGATCGAACACGATGTCGCTCGTGTACTCTGTCCGGTGGCGCTGTGACGGCGTGGAGCCGTGTTTGAGCGCGTACAGAACCGCAACGCTGTCGGTCTGTGTGAGTCTGGATTGCAGCGTTTCGAGGAAGGCCCGAAACTCCCCCATGTCGGCGCGCTCAAGTGGTTCGACCGGATCGACGACGAGGAGCGACTCCTCCGTGACTCCCTCGACGTGGGCGAGCGCGTCGCTGATCGGGGCTTTGCGGTCCAGTTGACTGACTGCGAGATCGTCGTACGTCCCCCGCTGGGACCGCAGCGCCGACGTGACTGTTGTCGGTGCCTGTTCGCCGGAGAGATACACCGTCTCCTGCTGGGCGACGAACTCGGAGAGAAACAGCTCCGCCTGGCTCGCCGGTTCGGCGAGCAGCGTGACGAGGCTCCCTGTCGGAATGCCGCCGTCGAGCTTCCGGTCGAGTGCTCGAACCCCCGTCTCGAATCGCTGTGTCACTGTCTCACCCCGCGCGGCGTCCACCGATGCCTTGCCCATCCCATAGGGCCACCCTCGATAGACCGCGTCTTTGTTGTCCCCTCTCTAACACGGACCGTTCCCCGTGTAGCCGGCCACTACCCTTTTGACGCCAGCGCGTGCCGGCCACGCCGGTCTGTCACGGACGGACTACTGGCGAAAGCAGCAGCGAGCCCCTGTCGTAGTGAGTCTCTACTGGGCGCGATTTGGTGGTCACGGCCAGCGTGAACGAACAGGTTCAAGCGCGCCCTCGCTGTAGACGCGGACATGTACGACTCCGTCAAGGGCTTTCGTGATTTCTACCCCGAGGAGATGCAGGCTCGGCGGTGGGCCATGGACACGCTGGAAGACGTCGCACAGCGCTACGGCTTCCGGGAGATCGGCACGCCGGCTCTCGAGCCGACCGAGATGTACGTCGACAAGAGCGGCGAGGAGATCGTCGAGGAACTGTACAGCTTCGAGGACAAGGGCGGGCGCGAGGTCGCGCTCACGCCGGAGCTGACGCCGACCGTCGCACGGATGTTCGTCGCCAAGCAACAGGAACTCTCGAAGCCAATCAAGTGGGTGTCGACGCGGCCGTTCTGGCGCTACGAGGAGCCCCAACAGGGCCGGTTCCGGGAGTTCTACCAGACTAACGTCGACATCTTCGGGTCGGCGGAGCCGACGGCCGACGCCGAGATTCTGGCCGTCGCCGTGGACATGCTCACCGACCTCGGGCTCACCGCCGAGGATTTCGAAATCCGCGTCTCCCACCGGGACATCCTCGCGGGCGTGCTGGAGTCCTTCGGGGCCGACGTGGACGTGCCCGAAGCGATTCGCGCAGTCGACAAGCGGGCGAAAGTCGACCACGACGACTACCTTGACGCGCTCGTCGAGGCGGGGCTCAACTACGGGCAGGCCGACAAATTCGACGAGATGCTGCAGATCGATGCCGAGGAAATCGAAACGCTCGCGGACCTCACCGGCTCCGAGGACGTCCGCGCGGCGACTGACAATCTTCAGGCGGTGCTCGACGCCGCCGAGGACTTCGGCGTCCGCGAGCACCTCACCGTCTCGTTGACGACCGCGCGCGGGCTGGACTACTACACCGGCGTCGTCTTCGAGTGCTTCGATTCGACGGGCGAGGTGTCCCGCTCGGTGTTTGGCGGCGGCCGCTACGACGATCTCATCGAGGGCTTCGGCGGCCAGCCGACGCCGGCCGTCGGCTTCGCGCCCGGCCACGCCACCCTTCAGTTGCTCTGCCAGCGCGCCGGCGTCTGGCCCGCTGAGGAGCTATCGACGGATTACTACGTCCTGCAGGTCGGCGACACGCGCCCGACCGCGGCCCGCATCGCTCGCGACCTGCGCGAGCGCGGCCACGTCGTCGAGAGCGACGTCGCCGACCGCTCCTTTGGCGCGCAGATGGGCTACGCAGACGGCATCAACGCCGAGACGGTCGTCATCGTCGGCGAGCAGGACCTCGAAAACGACGAGGTGACGCTCAAGGAGATGGACGACGGCGAGCAGATCAGCGTCCCGCTCTCGGCGTTCCCGGGCGACCACGACCGGCCGACGTTCGAGGACTTCGCGGAGTAACGCGACCGAGCCATCGGTCCGCGACAGTAGCTTTTTGCGACCACCGTGTCGAGTAGTCGACATGCAGCTCCCCTCCATCGCCCTCCCGAGGTGGAAGCTCGTCGCGACCATCGCGATACTGTCGACGGGCCTTGCTATGCTCGCAGGTGCGGCCGGCCTTGGCGGGTCGATTGCACCGGTGTCGATCATCCTCGGCTGGTTCATTCTGGCCCCGCTCGTCGCCCTTCTGGGTTCGAAACTACCGATGATCGAGTCCCCGGAAGACGAGACAGCCCAGGATGAAACCGATGCACCCAACGCAACGGAACCGACGGTGGACCCGGTCGATCACCTCCGAGAGCGCTACGCCCGCGGTGAACTGACAGACAGCGAGTTCGAGCGGCGGCTGGACCGCCTGCTGGAGACCGAATCGCTCTCAGCGACCAGCGAGGCAGAGAACACGACCGGTGAGGCCGACAGGGAAGTCAGCCTCGAAACCGAGTGAACTGGCGAGTCATCGCCATCTGGCCGTACCGCGGGTGCGTGTGCAGCCGAGGCACTTGCGGCCTCACTCCTTCGAGCTAACGACCTCGAGATCACTGTCGGTCAGGCGAACGTGCAGAAGCGCATCGTCCGGGCCCGGATCGACCACGTCGTCGAGTTCGGGCGCACAGCCGGTCATTCCGAGGTCGTTGAAGCCATAGGCGCCACAGATCACCGCGTCGACCAGCCGGTGATAAGTGCCGTCCCGCTCGGTCGCCAGCAGGTAGCCCACGCCCTCGATTGCCGTGTCACACGCCGTGCAGGTCAGTGTCTCTGGATGCGAGGGGGGTCCATAACTCCGCCTTCGCGTAGCCGCTACTTATCGCTGTGTGCGGCTGTTCGTGAATTTCCCGGTCAGAGCGCCCGTTCCATCTCCATTTCCACGCGCTCTTTGGCGATCGTCTCGAAGCCGACCGACTCGTACAGCGCTCGTGCGACGTGGTTGGTGTTCGAGACGGAGAGCCAGACCCGTTCGAGGCCGTTCTCCTGGCCGTAGCCAAGCAGCACGCGGATGAGTTGTGAGCCGATCCCGGCGTGCTGGTAGTCCGGATGGACGAAAATCGCCAGTTCCGAGGTGTCCTGATAGGGGACGAGGACGGCGTGGCCGACGGATTGCTCCTCGTGCCAAGCGACGACGTTCAGGCCGTCTTCGACGAGATTCGGCAGCCAGTCGCGGATGTCCGCTTCCGTCCGGGGTGGGACGCCCTGTGACCGGGAGTCGGGCCCGAAGTCAACATACATCTCCACCAGCGGGTCGATGGCGCCGTCATAGGCCTCGATTGTCACCGTCCGCCCGTCGTTGTCGGTGAACGTTTCGGGCGGGCGGGGGAAGTCGTGATCCGCCGCGGCGGCGTTGGACATACTCCCACCTTTGTTCTCAGCATGCCTAAGTTCGTCTATCCTTCCCAGCGACTGAGATTCGGGTGAGACAAGTGGCTCGCAGTCGACAAATCGGTATGCGCGCCTATCGCGTGGCCTACGACGGCCGACCGTATCACGGGTTCCAGCGCCAGCCCGACGTCGACACTGTCGAGGGGCGACTGCGCTCGGCGCTCGTCCGCCTCGGCGTCTGCGAGCGCGGCGACGGCTTGCCCGAGTGCTACGCGGCCGCTGGTCGGACTGACGCCGGTGTGTCCGCGCGGGCACAGACAGTCGCCTTCGACGCGCCGGCGTGGCTCTCACCGGCGGCATTCAACGGCGAACTTCCGGACGACATCCGTGTGTGGGCCAGTGTCGATGTCTCCGAGGGCTTCCATGCGACCCACGACGCCACCGAACGCACCTACACCTACTACCTGTACGCGCCGACGGACGCAGACCGACTCGGACGCGAACCGGTCAACGACGAGCGGTGGGGCGAGGCCGTCGACGCACTCGCCGGGAGCCACGACTTCCACAATCTCACGTCCGACGACACCGGCACTGAGCGCACGGTGGACATCGACTGGACGCGAGACGGCCAGTTCCTCGTCGTTCGGCTCACGGCCGGCGGGTTCTGCCGCCAGCTGGTTCGTCGGCTCGTCTCGCTCGCGGCGGCTGTCGCGGACGGCTCCGCCCAGCTGTCGAAGGTCGACCGTATCCTCTCGCCGGAGTCCGCCAGCGGCCCCGACGGCGTCCCGCCTGCCCCGCCCGAACCACTGGTGCTGACCGACGTCCGTTACCCGAATGTGACTTTTTCTCGGGACGAGGACGCCGCTGCGGACGCACGGGCGGTCTTCGAACACCGACGCACCGAAGCCCGCACGACAGCGCGAGTCGCCGACCACATAACCGACGGGCTGTAGTCCCTCGTCGCTGAAACGAAGGCTTACTTCGGCCCCGTCCCAAGAGCGGGCTATGAGTTCGGTACCCGCACGGAGCGACATCGACGAGGCGTACAAGTGGGACCTCGACTCCCTCTACGCCAGCGACGAGGATTGGGAAGCCGCCTACGAGGAGGCGGAGGAACTGATCGAGGACCTGTCCGCCTACGAAGGACGGGCCACCGAGGACGCTGCGACGCTGTTAGAAACCCTTGAGACCTACGAGGAACTGATGCGGACGGTGTCGAACGTCGCCGCCTACGCCCGGATGCGCCGGGACGAGGACACGACAGACGACACGTACCAGGCGCTGACTGCCCGCTCGCAGTCCCTCTCATCCGAGGCCAGTTCGGCTGCCTCGTTCCTCGACCCGGAACTGCAGGATTTGGACTACGACGATATCGAGGCGATGCTCGACGCGGAACCGGGGCTGGAGCCCTACGAGCATTACTTCGACGACGTGCTCCGGATGAAAGACCACACTCGCTCGGCCGAGGTCGAGAATCTCCTTGCGGAACTCGGTGAGGTCACCGGCGCGCCCGGCGAGGTGTACAACATGCTGGCCAACGCCGACATGGAGTTCCCGACCGTCGAGGACCCCGACGGCGACCAGCAGCCGATCACGCTCAACAACTTCACGACGCTGCAGAAACACCCCGACCGGGAGTTCCGCCAGCGCGTCTACAGGGCGTTCTACGACGAGTGGGAGACGGTCCGAAACGCGGTCGGCACGGCCTACAAGAACGCCGTCAAAACGGACGTGAAGATGGCCAACGCCCGGGACTACGACACCGCTCGCGAGGCAGCACTGGACGGCCCGAACGTCCCCGTCGAGGTGTACGATACGCTCGTCGACACCGTCCACGATAACCTCGACACGCTCCATCGCCATGCCGACCTCAAGCGCCAGTCAATCGGGGCCGACGAACTCCGGATGTGGGACCTCTACGTCCCGCTCGTCCAGGAGGAATCCCCCGAAATCGAGTACGAACAGGCCTGCGAGTACGTCACCGAGGCCGTCGCGCCGCTGGGCGATGACTACCAGTCCCGGCTCGCCGACGGGCTGGACTCGCGGTGGGTCGACGTCTACGAGACCGAGCACAAGCAGTCCGGCGCGTACTCCGGCGGGACCTACGACTCCCAGCCGTTCATCCTGATGAACTACCAGGACGACGTGGAGTCGATGTACACGCTGGCCCACGAACTCGGCCACTCGATGCACTCGGAGTACACCAGCGAGGAACAGCCCTACGTCTACTCCGGCTACGAGATATTCGTCGCCGAGGTCGCGAGCACCGTCAACGAGACGTTGCTGACCCACCACCTGCTGGATACCGTCGAGGACGAACGCCTGCGCCGACATATCCTCAACGAGTACCTCGAGCGGTTCCGGTCGACGCTGTACCGCCAGACGATGTTCGCCGAGTTCGAGCACCGCACCCACGAGATGTCCGAGGCCGGCGAGCCGCTGACCCCCGACCGCCTGGACGACCTCTATCGGGACCTCAAGGGCGACTACTACGAGCCGGCGGTACTCGACGACCGCATCGCCCGCGAGTGGATGCGCATCCCGCACTTCTACCGGGCGTTCTACGTCTACCAGTACGCGACCGGGATTTCGGCGGCCGTCGCACTCGTCGACGGCATCCTCGATGAGGGCGAACCCGCCGCCCAGCGGTACGTCGAC
The genomic region above belongs to Haloarcula hispanica ATCC 33960 and contains:
- a CDS encoding DUF7123 family protein, with amino-acid sequence MSATATPSGEEEPSKEERLKSFLAEKASDGEMYFKSKFIADEVGLSPKEIGALMVKLKDSASEINVEKWSYTSATTWRIEPA
- a CDS encoding site-2 protease family protein, translated to MSGSADPPSPDRLAGVFSVSSMRRTDGTVQYLGDPLVPPAAAVEQLRPLFRQRGYDVRLEELGPESGDTAATTSNGGTTVVGGPAVDDSMTATGGALNARPNQYALIAEPADTDTGGIPWLNIGLLFATIASTLYVGASAWYYIPVAEDPLRIFEAWPFVVAMLGVLGIHELGHYAAARYHGVDVTLPYFIPFPSFLGTMGAVINIRGRIPDRTALFDIGVAGPLAGLVATTIVTVIGLSIDPITVPERVANSDTGVIITFNYPLLFQALEALVNTLGLGTEVGPGESVHPIVFAGWAGMFFTFLNLLPVGQLDGGHIVRSIVGQRQETVAAAVPGALFALAGYLYFTRDPPPVGFGVWGLWVFWGLFATGLAYAGPARPTVDTTLDRRRALLGLFTFLLGLACFTPVPFEISAI
- the thiL gene encoding thiamine-phosphate kinase; its protein translation is MDERAALADLADRLPDAGDDCAVVDGQVITTDMLHERTDFPTGTTRYTAGWRAVAASLSDVAAMGADATAAVAAYGAPSFEADELAAFVDGAQDVCHAVGAEYVGGDLDSHDEFTVATTAIGAAADPIRRSGASPGDAVCVTGTLGRSAAALELFDRGDTDRANELFQFEPRVRAGVALRPHATAMMDSSDGLARSLHQLAEANGCGFAVEEPLPIDAQVDALAETPQERRELGVFFGEDFELVCTLPESDVSEARQAVSCPLHRIGSVTERGVTLNGETLPDRGYSH
- a CDS encoding lysylphosphatidylglycerol synthase transmembrane domain-containing protein, with amino-acid sequence MDGNRMATVVGFAAALAVLGGLVWFVGIDETLDALTTADPWALLAVAGIAMLWLVSWGLALWTVLRALDAPVAPHTAVLVFVAAVFSNNVTPFGQAGGEPVSALLISTAADTEYETGLAAIATVDTVHFLPSVGYAIVGFTFVAAGAVQLTRNLAFAAGAVAVLAVGIPIAAVLGWRHRDRIQAAVVRGVAPALAAVSKVVPRWSPPSAENIETRIEGFFSAIERIATDRRTVLQTFGLSAFGWLCLSASLWTSLYAVGAPVPVEVVLLVVPVGSIASVVPLPGGSGAIETVLVTLLVSTAPISAALATSAVLIHRVGSYLLPTVIGGGVAAALSVDRAASEE
- a CDS encoding 30S ribosomal protein S19e, with the translated sequence MATLYDVPPEELIEALTETLADEDDIEAPDWAEYTKTGVDRELPPEQEDFWARRAASLLRKVAVDGPVGVNALRSEYGTSKQGTTRYRVRPHHKTKGSGNIIRTALQQLEDAGYVETSENDGRRVTGDGRSLLDDTAGDLLTELDRPELERYA
- a CDS encoding DNA-binding protein, encoding MSGDPSEEELEELRKQKMEQLKEQQGDEGEAQEAAKQQADAQKQAVLKQNLTDGARKRLNTVKMSKPQVGEQIEQQVVALAQSGRVQGRIDEDQMKELLSELTPDSKSFDIKRR
- a CDS encoding alpha hydrolase — protein: MRCALLYSGGKDSTLAALLLDPFYNVTLVSGSFGVRDTDPARESASAVGFDHATVDLDPDVAHDAVEQMHDDGYPRNGIQQVHEHAVETVARGDWVAEADDIDTLDAVADGTRRDDRVPTIERPLAQSVEDRFGVDYLAPLAGIGRGAIDAMAANRLVVESGPSAEIPKADYEVELRALLRERYGEGAVTDVFPEHTQSRVRGLR
- a CDS encoding RAD55 family ATPase produces the protein MGKASVDAARGETVTQRFETGVRALDRKLDGGIPTGSLVTLLAEPASQAELFLSEFVAQQETVYLSGEQAPTTVTSALRSQRGTYDDLAVSQLDRKAPISDALAHVEGVTEESLLVVDPVEPLERADMGEFRAFLETLQSRLTQTDSVAVLYALKHGSTPSQRHRTEYTSDIVFDLETKRNDDAIENRLFVPKFRGGRALTEPIFLDLTDRINVDTSRDIA
- the hisS gene encoding histidine--tRNA ligase; amino-acid sequence: MYDSVKGFRDFYPEEMQARRWAMDTLEDVAQRYGFREIGTPALEPTEMYVDKSGEEIVEELYSFEDKGGREVALTPELTPTVARMFVAKQQELSKPIKWVSTRPFWRYEEPQQGRFREFYQTNVDIFGSAEPTADAEILAVAVDMLTDLGLTAEDFEIRVSHRDILAGVLESFGADVDVPEAIRAVDKRAKVDHDDYLDALVEAGLNYGQADKFDEMLQIDAEEIETLADLTGSEDVRAATDNLQAVLDAAEDFGVREHLTVSLTTARGLDYYTGVVFECFDSTGEVSRSVFGGGRYDDLIEGFGGQPTPAVGFAPGHATLQLLCQRAGVWPAEELSTDYYVLQVGDTRPTAARIARDLRERGHVVESDVADRSFGAQMGYADGINAETVVIVGEQDLENDEVTLKEMDDGEQISVPLSAFPGDHDRPTFEDFAE
- a CDS encoding SHOCT domain-containing protein — protein: MQLPSIALPRWKLVATIAILSTGLAMLAGAAGLGGSIAPVSIILGWFILAPLVALLGSKLPMIESPEDETAQDETDAPNATEPTVDPVDHLRERYARGELTDSEFERRLDRLLETESLSATSEAENTTGEADREVSLETE
- a CDS encoding GNAT family N-acetyltransferase codes for the protein MSNAAAADHDFPRPPETFTDNDGRTVTIEAYDGAIDPLVEMYVDFGPDSRSQGVPPRTEADIRDWLPNLVEDGLNVVAWHEEQSVGHAVLVPYQDTSELAIFVHPDYQHAGIGSQLIRVLLGYGQENGLERVWLSVSNTNHVARALYESVGFETIAKERVEMEMERAL
- the truA gene encoding tRNA pseudouridine(38-40) synthase TruA produces the protein MRAYRVAYDGRPYHGFQRQPDVDTVEGRLRSALVRLGVCERGDGLPECYAAAGRTDAGVSARAQTVAFDAPAWLSPAAFNGELPDDIRVWASVDVSEGFHATHDATERTYTYYLYAPTDADRLGREPVNDERWGEAVDALAGSHDFHNLTSDDTGTERTVDIDWTRDGQFLVVRLTAGGFCRQLVRRLVSLAAAVADGSAQLSKVDRILSPESASGPDGVPPAPPEPLVLTDVRYPNVTFSRDEDAAADARAVFEHRRTEARTTARVADHITDGL
- the pepF gene encoding oligoendopeptidase F, translated to MSSVPARSDIDEAYKWDLDSLYASDEDWEAAYEEAEELIEDLSAYEGRATEDAATLLETLETYEELMRTVSNVAAYARMRRDEDTTDDTYQALTARSQSLSSEASSAASFLDPELQDLDYDDIEAMLDAEPGLEPYEHYFDDVLRMKDHTRSAEVENLLAELGEVTGAPGEVYNMLANADMEFPTVEDPDGDQQPITLNNFTTLQKHPDREFRQRVYRAFYDEWETVRNAVGTAYKNAVKTDVKMANARDYDTAREAALDGPNVPVEVYDTLVDTVHDNLDTLHRHADLKRQSIGADELRMWDLYVPLVQEESPEIEYEQACEYVTEAVAPLGDDYQSRLADGLDSRWVDVYETEHKQSGAYSGGTYDSQPFILMNYQDDVESMYTLAHELGHSMHSEYTSEEQPYVYSGYEIFVAEVASTVNETLLTHHLLDTVEDERLRRHILNEYLERFRSTLYRQTMFAEFEHRTHEMSEAGEPLTPDRLDDLYRDLKGDYYEPAVLDDRIAREWMRIPHFYRAFYVYQYATGISAAVALVDGILDEGEPAAQRYVDFLRSGSRQYPLELLRDAGVDMASPDPVESALSTYSEYLDEFAELL